The window CCGGGTGCCTCCGGGGTGAAAAGCGCGGGGGATGGTGGCTTTTTGCGGAGTCCCGTTTCCTGGGGGAGGTTTTCCCCGAATGAGAACCTTTCCGTCCCTTGACAGGGATGAGAGTCACGAGCCCGCAGCTATGGAGCCTCTGATATCAACAGCTggagaaaaaaaagcgcGGAATACTGGAACACGGCTGCAGCACCCCGCCCGCGGCCCACTCTAGCTGCTGTCCTGTTGGCTGGTCTATCGCAGTCTGGACGCCAACCTTGGTTCCGCTCTCCGCGGTGTGGAGCCCGTCCGAGCCCCGGATATCCAACCCCAGCACCTTTGCGCCCGCATACACCCCCAGATCGAGGCCAGTGTCGAATTGAACCATGGCCCAATGCCACAAACAGAGAACATGTGCCTGCGTTTCCCGTGCCGAGGGAGGCGATGTCAGTGGCTTGCCCTGACTCGACTCTAGCTTGGACCCATGGATGGTTCTCAGGCACAGGGTAACTCTGGAGTCCGGGGAACTGGATCCCAACCTAGCAAATTGGTCTATTTTCTTGTCACATGGCGGACGGAACCAGTCCCTTTTTTCCTCGGTACGAACTAGCTTTTCAGAGCTAATGCGGTTGTGTAATTTCCGCCGCACGGCACATATATCGTCAATGGCGCACCCGAGCTATTGCGCTCGCTCGCTTTATTTTGGTTTGCCATCCTGCCcccggccttctccagattTTTCCTCTTAGGACAGGATCGAGGAACCGAAACCGGTCAAATTGTGTTTGGGCAAGCCAAGGTGCACGACAACAGAGCCAGTCCCGCGCATTAAACCAACACCATGCGTTTCTTTCCGGTTATCACGACGGCGCTCCTGGTCGCGACCGGAGTGACTGGTGCAcctccttcgtcttctgcaGCTTCGGTTGTTAAGAATCAAGACAATGCTCCCGCTCCCGCTGTCGCTGCCAGCAATGCCGAGTCAGACGTAGCCAatgctgcggctgctcccgccgccgctgccaccactgccgaGCCAAACGCAGCGagtgccgctgccgccgcccctaccaccaccaccactacgTCTCAGCGCGAAGCCCCGCAAGTGGCGGATACAGATACCGACCAGAACCCAGCCACGACACAGAGTAACAacgccgctgctgccggcGCCAATTCTGTGACTGTGTCGATCCCATCGGTTCCGGACAGTACTCAACCTACGACAACTAGTGCTGCCGccccagctccagcttcCGGTGCTCCATCTTCCGGTGCTTCGCCTTCTGTTGCTTCATCCGGCGGCTCTTCGTCCGGCGGCTCTTCGTCCGGCGGCTCTTCGTCCGGCGGTTCTTCATCCGGCTcgagctcttcttcgtcaacCAGCTCCAGTACTATTGGTTCCGATATCTCTTCTGCCCTAGGCAACCTGCTCGGTCTTGGATCAGGTAGTAGCGACGGTCTCGGACAACTTctgcagggtctggagaacCTGTTGAACCCTGATTTCCTGGCGGAGCTCACAGATACCTTCAAGTATCTGTCGACTGCGTTGGCTCCTCCCGTCGACACGACACTACGTACTCTGGTCGCTAATGCCAACGACTTGTTGACGTCCTCGTTTGTCAAGAAAACCGAGGCTCTCATCGATAATGCCAACAATTTGTTGACACCCTCGTTCGTCTCAAAGACAGAGACCCTGATCGACAATGCCAACACCCTGCTCACCTCGTCGTTCATATCTAAGGCTGGGTCTTTGATTGACAACGCCAATCTCTTGCTTACCAAGGGATTCGTGACCAAGACCGACAGTTTGATCGACAATGCCAGCAGTTTGCTCACTACATCGGTTGTCAATGACCTCAAGTCTTTGCTCGTTCAACTCACTCCTCTGCTACCCGAGCTCAAGGGGCTTCTCACCCCTGCAACGATCAAGAGTTTGGAGAGTCTTTTGACGAACGCCGGCAGCCTGCTGTCGCCCTCGAAcacgaaggagatcgagggctTGCTCGCGAACGCCGGCAGCCTGCTGTCACCTTCGAAcacgaaggagatcgagggctTGCTCGCGAACGCCGGCAGCCTGCTGTCACCTTCGAACACGAAGGAAATCGAGACCTTGCTCGCGAACGCCGGCGGTCTGCTGTCACCTTCGAAcacgaaggagatcgagaacttGCTCTCGAATGCCAACGGCTTGCTTACGCCTGCCTTCATCAAGGAGACAGACAATTTGATCAAGGAGGCCAACTCTTTGTTGAGCGCGAACGTTGTTCAGGATCTTAAGGACCTGTTGAACCAGATTGCTCCTCTGCTCCCCGAACTCAAGGGTCTCCTGAAGCCCGCGACTCTTAAGGAATTGCAGAGCCTGTTGATGAACGCCAATAACTTGTTGACGCCAGCCAGCGTTAATATCATTGGCAACCTCCTGTCCAATGCCAACAGCCTGCTGACACCTTCATTGGTGAAGGGTCTGAAGGGTCTCCTCAGTGATATCGAGCCTCTCCTGCCTGAACTCAAGCCGCTCCTCAAGCCGTCCATGATTTCCGGCATCAGCAACCTCTTGATGAATGCCGAAAGCTTGCTCTCGGCCGCCAATGTACACGAGATTGAGGGCTTGCTCGCGAACGCCGGCGGTCTGCTGTCAGCTTCGAAcacgaaggagatcgagaacttGCTCTCGAATGCCAACGGCTTGCTTACGCCTGCCTTCATCAAGGAGACAAGTGGCCTCATCGCCGATGCCAGCGGTCTTCTTACACCTTCCTTGGTCAAGGGCTTGAAACAGATTCTGGCCGACGTGATCCCCTTGCTGCCTGAGGTGAAGTCGTTGCTGACGCCAGGAACGATTTCAGGCATTGCAAGCCTCTTGAAGAACGCCAACTCTCTGTTGACCAAGTCTAatgtcaaggagattgagaCTTTGCTGTCCAATGCTGCCGGCCTGCTCAATGATATTCTGCCCGTCATGCCCGAGCTGAAGAAATCGGTCCTCCAGCCTTCTGTCATTGAGGATATTGGTTACTTGGTCACCAATGCCACCGATCTGCTCAAGCCCAAGTTCGTCAACGAAACGCGCGACCTCATTGGTGAAGTTGCACCATACGTCACGCCTGAACTTTTGGTCGAGGTGGGCGGATTGTTGGGCAACGCCAACGACCTGTTGACGAAGAAGTTCGTCAACGAGACATCCAACCTCATCGAGGACGTTTCCGACGTAAGTGTCCTCCTCTATGAATAATCCGATCAACATTTACTGACTCTGCTTTACAGGTGCTGCCGGTGCTCATGAAGCTGTTGGGTGAGATGTGAGGCTGAGTTTTGAACGTGCTCTCAGGTGTTTACGATTCATGAGGATTTATGTGTCCTTTTCATGTCGTTTTGAATGTCCTTACGGATACGACTTTAATGTGCTTGGATGATAATATATGAAAGTCTTATATTTGAGACACTATACTCTCCTTCCACTGTATCGTAGTATGGAAAACAGGTAGAACTTCCTGATTCCCATTAAAAGCATGGCTGAACATAATCGCATGAGAAGCTGGAATAACGGTCGACTGTTGCATTTTCTGCCTCGAGTGAGCCGAGCCTCCTGAGAATCCACCCGACCAACGAGGAACCTTGATATCATACGGGAGACTGATCGTGATAAATAAGGACCAAGGCCTTGGGTTATTAGTTTGCTTCCTAGTTGAATTGAATTGTTTCATTGAGTGTTTTCTCCCTATGATTCAGTTCAGTTGGTCGGAGTGTGTGATATGTATGATCAAGTTTGCAGAAGAATTCTTGAATAGGTATGGCCGACCTAAATATGATGGGGTATCATGCCATGAATTTCCGAAtttgtctttctctttcgAATGCCGATCTCTTTTCATGCCAATAATGGATTTTCTGGGATTTTATCAATAATTTGTACTTTCCTCTGAAGTGTTTAGCGTGCAGTGAAGAAAGACTTCGACCTGTCCCCGTCCAATCAATGCCAAGACAATGCTTACTGTTGAACCGGAGTTCCGGCCAAATTTAACGCACCGAAATCCGTCTCGGGCGCCACCATCCTTCGATCCAGCTCCCAACTCCGTCGCACTTCAAACTTCCCGAACTCCTTGTACCGCTAATCTATGTCTTTTGAATGTACTGACTACGTTCAACTCTCAGATCCCCTTCTCCCTTCACTCAGTACTACA of the Penicillium psychrofluorescens genome assembly, chromosome: 1 genome contains:
- a CDS encoding uncharacterized protein (ID:PFLUO_001529-T1.cds;~source:funannotate), with translation MRFFPVITTALLVATGVTGAPPSSSAASVVKNQDNAPAPAVAASNAESDVANAAAAPAAAATTAEPNAASAAAAAPTTTTTTSQREAPQVADTDTDQNPATTQSNNAAAAGANSVTVSIPSVPDSTQPTTTSAAAPAPASGAPSSGASPSVASSGGSSSGGSSSGGSSSGGSSSGSSSSSSTSSSTIGSDISSALGNLLGLGSGSSDGLGQLLQGLENLLNPDFLAELTDTFKYLSTALAPPVDTTLRTLVANANDLLTSSFVKKTEALIDNANNLLTPSFVSKTETLIDNANTLLTSSFISKAGSLIDNANLLLTKGFVTKTDSLIDNASSLLTTSVVNDLKSLLVQLTPLLPELKGLLTPATIKSLESLLTNAGSLLSPSNTKEIEGLLANAGSLLSPSNTKEIEGLLANAGSLLSPSNTKEIETLLANAGGLLSPSNTKEIENLLSNANGLLTPAFIKETDNLIKEANSLLSANVVQDLKDLLNQIAPLLPELKGLLKPATLKELQSLLMNANNLLTPASVNIIGNLLSNANSLLTPSLVKGLKGLLSDIEPLLPELKPLLKPSMISGISNLLMNAESLLSAANVHEIEGLLANAGGLLSASNTKEIENLLSNANGLLTPAFIKETSGLIADASGLLTPSLVKGLKQILADVIPLLPEVKSLLTPGTISGIASLLKNANSLLTKSNVKEIETLLSNAAGLLNDILPVMPELKKSVLQPSVIEDIGYLVTNATDLLKPKFVNETRDLIGEVAPYVTPELLVEVGGLLGNANDLLTKKFVNETSNLIEDVSDVLPVLMKLLGEM